In the genome of Qipengyuania seohaensis, one region contains:
- a CDS encoding peptidyl-alpha-hydroxyglycine alpha-amidating lyase family protein has product MTKRTALITIFAAGALASCNSNPREQAPRIAIDADWPSIPEDAIFGQPSAVDVDSHGHVFVLHRAGREWVEPFTTETIAQPTVFMFSPEGALLARWAADELVMPHGLSIDEDDDVWITDVAREQVLRFSHDGILRSEWGIRGEAGQDGKHFGRPADIAFLGDTVLVADGYTNNRIARFDRQGNFLGQWGEEGRDAGEFDLPHGISTDGEKVFIADRENARISVLTTGGEPAGEWRGLERGHTYSVKPLGGGWTLAVEGRDMQGRNGAIVRVYRPDGSVERSFDLGLEGDNASLGHDIALDRAGRAYMIDVYGNRVIRFDLTEVEGDQSQ; this is encoded by the coding sequence ATGACGAAGCGGACTGCCCTGATCACCATTTTCGCTGCTGGCGCACTCGCATCCTGCAATTCCAATCCGCGGGAACAGGCACCGCGCATCGCCATCGATGCCGACTGGCCAAGCATCCCGGAAGACGCGATTTTTGGGCAACCGAGCGCGGTCGATGTCGATAGCCACGGCCATGTTTTCGTTCTCCATCGCGCAGGCCGCGAATGGGTGGAGCCTTTCACCACCGAAACCATCGCGCAGCCGACGGTCTTCATGTTCTCGCCGGAAGGGGCATTGCTGGCGCGCTGGGCGGCGGACGAATTGGTGATGCCGCATGGCCTCTCCATCGACGAGGATGACGATGTCTGGATCACGGATGTCGCACGCGAACAGGTCCTGCGGTTTTCGCACGACGGGATCCTGCGGTCCGAATGGGGCATTCGCGGTGAAGCGGGGCAGGACGGCAAGCATTTCGGCCGCCCGGCCGACATCGCGTTCCTCGGCGACACGGTCCTCGTTGCCGATGGCTATACGAACAACCGCATTGCCCGCTTCGACCGGCAGGGCAACTTCCTCGGCCAATGGGGCGAAGAGGGGCGGGACGCCGGCGAATTCGACCTGCCCCACGGCATTTCGACCGATGGAGAGAAGGTGTTCATCGCCGACCGCGAGAACGCGCGCATATCCGTCCTCACCACCGGGGGCGAGCCTGCAGGAGAGTGGCGCGGCCTCGAACGTGGCCATACCTACAGTGTGAAACCGCTCGGCGGAGGCTGGACGCTGGCCGTCGAGGGGCGGGATATGCAGGGTCGCAACGGGGCGATTGTGCGGGTCTATCGGCCGGACGGAAGCGTCGAGAGATCTTTCGACCTCGGCCTCGAAGGCGACAACGCGAGCCTCGGGCACGATATTGCGCTCGACCGCGCGGGTCGGGCCTACATGATCGACGTTTACGGCAACCGGGTCATCCGCTTCGATCTGACCGAGGTCGAAGGCGACCAAAGCCAATAG
- a CDS encoding carboxynorspermidine decarboxylase, whose protein sequence is METKAGDPGAFAHFDLNRVSSPAFVVDAAKLRANCQILAEIRDEADIKVLSALKAFSMWATAPIIGEYLDGVCTSGLWEARLASEFYDGEIATYSAAYKPEELEEVCRLSDHVIFNSPGQMERATLILDAARAAGQDFDVGLRINPMHPTGEVPRYDPSSPGSRLGFPIDQLTPEIMEGVDGIHFHNLCEQDFEPLHATWDKVFDAIEPWFGQLKWINMGGGHHITRADYQRAELIEFLRDAKEDTGAEIYLEPGEAVALDAGILVGTILDTGHNELPVAVADISATCHMPDVIEAPYRPAMLGEASDHETPEVRIGGPSCLAGDVIGDYRIPGGAEVGKRFAFLDQAHYSMVKTNTFNGVQLPSIYLWDSEIDQLELVKEFGYDTFRDRLS, encoded by the coding sequence ATGGAAACAAAAGCCGGCGATCCCGGGGCATTTGCCCATTTCGACCTCAACCGCGTCAGCAGCCCCGCCTTCGTGGTGGACGCTGCCAAGCTGCGCGCGAATTGCCAGATCCTCGCGGAAATCCGCGACGAGGCCGATATCAAGGTGCTTTCTGCACTCAAGGCCTTTTCGATGTGGGCGACCGCGCCAATCATCGGCGAATATCTCGACGGCGTGTGCACCTCGGGCCTGTGGGAAGCGCGCCTCGCCAGCGAGTTTTACGACGGCGAAATCGCGACCTATTCTGCGGCCTACAAGCCGGAAGAACTGGAAGAGGTGTGTCGCCTGTCGGACCACGTGATCTTTAACTCTCCCGGCCAGATGGAGCGCGCAACCCTCATCCTCGACGCTGCACGTGCGGCTGGACAGGATTTCGACGTCGGCTTGCGCATCAATCCGATGCACCCGACCGGTGAAGTGCCACGCTATGATCCGTCCAGCCCCGGAAGCCGCCTCGGCTTTCCCATCGACCAGCTGACACCGGAAATCATGGAAGGCGTCGACGGAATCCACTTCCACAACCTGTGCGAACAGGATTTCGAGCCGCTGCACGCCACCTGGGACAAGGTCTTCGACGCGATCGAGCCGTGGTTCGGCCAGCTCAAGTGGATCAACATGGGCGGCGGTCACCACATCACCCGCGCCGATTACCAGCGCGCCGAGCTGATCGAGTTCCTGCGCGACGCAAAGGAAGACACCGGCGCGGAAATCTATCTGGAACCGGGCGAGGCCGTGGCGCTGGACGCAGGCATCTTAGTCGGCACCATTCTCGACACCGGGCATAACGAGCTTCCGGTCGCGGTCGCCGACATTTCCGCCACCTGCCATATGCCAGACGTGATCGAAGCTCCCTACCGGCCCGCCATGCTGGGCGAGGCGTCAGACCACGAGACGCCCGAGGTCCGCATCGGCGGCCCCTCCTGCCTCGCAGGCGACGTGATCGGCGACTATCGCATTCCCGGCGGTGCAGAGGTGGGCAAACGCTTCGCCTTTCTTGACCAGGCACATTATTCGATGGTGAAGACCAATACGTTCAACGGCGTCCAGCTACCCAGCATCTACCTCTGGGATAGCGAGATCGACCAGCTCGAGCTGGTGAAGGAGTTCGGCTACGATACGTTCAGGGACCGGTTGAGTTGA
- a CDS encoding DUF3137 domain-containing protein: protein MIEYPDADRLMAGELGEWLQGQRQVREDAIAQSHDRLFKSGLVLLPLAAFLFILAPLPLEPKFWITAIAAGGAWAWSQVPKHKAKKQVKTGINEAIADALGLAYRHDCEGSEAFGKARDYSMLPSHDRASFEDMWAGEAAGHSLLLHEAHLEERRGSGKNRRWVTVFRGVVLSIGFDEAFHGTTLLAPDGTFSKFFGGAKDSIKIDGQILDRAQMVSPEFEDRFDIYTTDQTEARWLMHPEYIERVMALEHSLGGKHSAVLFTGGSMVMAIKSSNMFESGSLDHNEDAFLVRETIGQFARLADLALALNRLKPDALA from the coding sequence GTGATCGAATATCCGGACGCCGACCGGCTGATGGCAGGCGAACTTGGCGAATGGCTTCAAGGCCAGCGCCAGGTGCGCGAAGATGCGATCGCGCAGTCGCACGACCGCTTGTTCAAGTCCGGGCTTGTCCTGCTCCCCCTTGCCGCATTCCTCTTCATCCTCGCCCCCCTGCCGCTCGAACCGAAGTTCTGGATCACCGCGATTGCGGCCGGCGGCGCATGGGCTTGGAGCCAGGTCCCGAAGCACAAGGCGAAGAAGCAGGTAAAAACCGGCATCAACGAAGCGATCGCCGACGCGCTGGGCCTTGCCTACCGCCATGATTGCGAGGGTAGCGAGGCATTCGGGAAGGCGCGCGACTACTCCATGCTTCCTTCGCACGACCGCGCCAGTTTCGAGGATATGTGGGCGGGCGAAGCGGCCGGACACTCACTGTTGCTCCACGAGGCACATCTCGAAGAGCGCCGCGGATCGGGCAAGAACCGGCGCTGGGTCACGGTGTTTCGCGGCGTTGTCCTGTCGATCGGGTTTGACGAGGCCTTCCACGGGACCACCCTGCTCGCCCCCGATGGCACCTTCAGCAAGTTCTTCGGCGGCGCGAAGGATTCCATCAAGATCGACGGACAAATCCTCGACCGTGCGCAGATGGTCAGCCCCGAGTTCGAGGATCGCTTCGACATCTACACCACGGACCAGACCGAAGCGCGCTGGCTTATGCATCCCGAATACATCGAACGCGTCATGGCACTGGAACATTCGCTGGGCGGCAAGCACAGCGCGGTCCTGTTCACCGGCGGCAGCATGGTGATGGCGATCAAGAGCAGCAACATGTTCGAAAGCGGATCGCTCGATCATAACGAAGACGCTTTCCTTGTCCGCGAAACCATAGGGCAGTTTGCACGGTTGGCGGACCTGGCGCTGGCGCTCAACAGGCTTAAGCCGGACGCTCTGGCATAA
- a CDS encoding LemA family protein has product MEVVAIVLIALVVLLALVVIGIYNRLVGLRQSVNQGVADIDAQLRQRHDLIPNLVETVKGYAGHEKETLDAVISARNQAANGPISSGDEQGLRVALDRLLALGEAYPDLKASANFQELQRELTHVEDKLAAARRALNAAVSRYNTGRESFPAVLFAGPLGFQEADFHRLDDSEKGVVDAVPKVSF; this is encoded by the coding sequence ATGGAAGTCGTGGCAATCGTCTTGATCGCGCTCGTCGTGCTGCTGGCGCTGGTCGTCATCGGCATTTACAACCGTCTGGTGGGGCTTCGCCAGTCGGTGAACCAGGGCGTTGCGGACATCGATGCGCAACTGCGCCAGCGCCACGATCTCATCCCCAATCTGGTCGAAACGGTGAAGGGTTATGCCGGGCACGAGAAGGAAACGCTCGATGCCGTGATTTCCGCGCGCAACCAGGCGGCCAACGGGCCGATCTCCTCCGGTGACGAGCAGGGATTGCGCGTTGCTCTGGACCGCCTCCTCGCGCTGGGCGAGGCCTATCCCGACCTCAAGGCGAGCGCGAATTTCCAGGAATTGCAGCGCGAACTGACCCACGTCGAAGACAAGCTTGCCGCAGCGCGCCGGGCGCTCAACGCGGCAGTATCGCGCTACAACACGGGGCGCGAAAGTTTCCCTGCCGTGCTGTTCGCCGGACCGCTCGGCTTTCAGGAAGCGGACTTCCACCGCCTCGACGACAGCGAGAAGGGCGTGGTCGACGCTGTGCCGAAGGTCAGCTTCTGA
- a CDS encoding type III PLP-dependent enzyme yields MQHFPDARSVVRALAPDEPVILNRPHAAARAARFFVEKFPGKSLYAVKANPSPDLFRILWDNGVTHYDVASIAEVRLTRSVLPEATLCFMHPVKSRGAIREAYFDHGVRTFSLDSSDELAKIVEATRDADGNDATDLRLCVRLRVSSEHAALSLASKFGCDLTEAPALLQETRQYADWLGVCFHVGSQAMSPFAYVQALDRTRAAIAEASVVIDMIDVGGGFPSVYPGMEPPPLEDYFTIIHQHFYALPIAYNAELWCEPGRALCAEYSSLVVKVEKRRGEELYINDGAYGALFDAAHVDWKFPVRALEDDLIKPEMDFAFYGPTCDDADYMPGPFNLPEDIQAGDYIEIGMLGAYGAAMKTDFNGFGSAERIIVEDEPMASLYDGSRTRPAADNVVSLR; encoded by the coding sequence TTGCAGCATTTCCCTGACGCCCGGTCCGTAGTTCGCGCCCTCGCGCCGGACGAGCCAGTAATCCTCAACCGCCCGCACGCCGCAGCGCGCGCTGCCCGCTTCTTCGTCGAGAAGTTTCCGGGAAAGTCGCTCTATGCCGTGAAGGCGAATCCGTCGCCCGACCTGTTCCGCATCCTGTGGGACAATGGAGTCACGCATTACGACGTGGCCTCCATCGCCGAAGTGCGCCTGACCCGCTCTGTGCTGCCCGAAGCGACGCTGTGCTTCATGCACCCGGTCAAATCGCGCGGTGCAATCCGCGAGGCTTATTTCGACCACGGCGTAAGGACCTTCAGCCTCGACTCGAGCGATGAACTCGCCAAGATCGTGGAAGCGACCCGCGATGCCGACGGCAACGATGCTACCGACCTGCGCCTCTGCGTCCGTCTACGCGTTTCCAGCGAACACGCAGCGCTGAGCCTTGCCTCCAAATTCGGCTGCGACCTTACCGAAGCGCCTGCGCTGCTGCAGGAAACCCGTCAGTATGCCGATTGGCTGGGCGTTTGCTTCCATGTGGGCAGCCAGGCGATGAGCCCGTTCGCCTATGTTCAGGCGCTCGACCGTACGCGTGCCGCGATTGCGGAGGCTTCCGTGGTCATCGACATGATCGATGTGGGCGGGGGCTTCCCAAGCGTCTATCCGGGCATGGAACCGCCGCCGCTGGAAGATTACTTCACCATCATTCACCAGCACTTCTATGCGCTGCCGATCGCCTACAACGCCGAGTTGTGGTGTGAGCCCGGCCGTGCGCTGTGCGCGGAATACTCCAGCCTTGTGGTGAAGGTTGAAAAGCGCCGCGGAGAGGAACTCTACATCAACGACGGCGCCTATGGCGCGTTATTCGATGCCGCGCATGTCGACTGGAAATTTCCCGTCCGCGCGCTGGAAGACGACCTCATCAAGCCGGAAATGGATTTCGCCTTCTACGGCCCGACCTGCGACGATGCCGACTACATGCCCGGCCCGTTCAACCTGCCGGAAGACATCCAGGCTGGCGATTATATCGAGATCGGTATGCTCGGCGCATATGGTGCTGCGATGAAGACCGATTTCAACGGTTTCGGCTCTGCCGAGCGCATTATCGTCGAGGACGAGCCGATGGCGAGCCTTTACGACGGCAGCCGCACGCGTCCCGCCGCCGACAACGTCGTCAGCCTCAGGTAA
- a CDS encoding nitroreductase has translation MEVSGNREQTYEEVVRGRRSIRGYLDKPVPRELIEEVLSIAMRSPSSMNTQPWHFHVITGEPLDRIRKGNTENILAGVPDSREFRRGEPFAGVHRERQIGVAKQLFGAMGIERDDKEKRQDWVLRGFRQFDAPVCVIVTYDKELGGSDDTAFDCGAVTTCLVNAAWSRGLGCVINSQGIMQSPVVREHAGIPDEQVIMKAVALGWPNEEFPANAVVSTRKSVDEAARFVGFD, from the coding sequence ATGGAAGTGAGCGGTAATCGGGAACAGACCTACGAAGAAGTGGTGCGCGGAAGGCGCAGCATTCGCGGCTATCTGGACAAGCCGGTGCCGCGTGAGCTGATCGAAGAGGTCCTCTCGATCGCCATGCGCTCACCTTCCTCGATGAACACCCAGCCCTGGCATTTTCATGTCATCACCGGCGAACCGCTCGACCGGATCCGCAAGGGCAACACCGAAAACATTCTCGCAGGCGTGCCGGACAGCCGCGAGTTCCGCCGCGGCGAGCCGTTTGCCGGCGTTCACCGCGAACGTCAGATCGGCGTCGCCAAGCAGCTTTTCGGCGCGATGGGCATCGAGCGCGACGACAAGGAAAAACGACAGGACTGGGTCCTGCGCGGTTTCCGCCAGTTCGATGCTCCGGTGTGCGTTATAGTGACCTACGACAAGGAATTGGGCGGCAGCGACGATACCGCCTTCGATTGCGGAGCGGTCACCACCTGCCTCGTCAACGCCGCGTGGAGTCGCGGACTCGGCTGTGTCATCAACTCGCAAGGCATAATGCAAAGCCCTGTGGTGCGTGAACACGCAGGCATTCCGGACGAGCAGGTGATCATGAAAGCGGTCGCATTGGGATGGCCCAACGAGGAATTCCCCGCCAACGCGGTGGTCAGTACGCGCAAGAGCGTCGATGAAGCAGCCCGCTTCGTCGGCTTCGACTAG
- the hemA gene encoding 5-aminolevulinate synthase codes for MNYDQIFDEAIDRLHTEGRYRVFIDIMRNKGAFPNARCFHGHNGPKPITVWCSNDYLAMGQHPKVIEAMENALHDVGAGSGGTRNIGGNTHLHVELEQELADLHGKDGALLFTSGYVSNDATLSTLAKLLPGCVIFSDELNHASMIAGIRNSGCEKRVFRHNDLDHLEELLAAEDEATPKLIAFESVYSMDGDVAPVHAICDLAEKYNALTYVDEVHAVGMYGKRGGGITERDEAADRIDIIEGTLGKAFGVMGGYIAADTRVIDCIRSYAPGFIFTTSLSPVLVAGVLAAVRHLKGSSEERDAQQAAAASLKAKMRGAGLPVMDSTTHIVPLMVGDPVRAKKISDILLAEYGVYVQPINFPTVPRGTERLRFTPGPAHSEAMMDELVAALVEIWDRMDLELRKAA; via the coding sequence GTGAACTACGACCAGATCTTCGACGAAGCGATCGACCGCCTTCACACGGAAGGCCGCTATCGCGTGTTCATCGACATCATGCGCAACAAGGGCGCCTTCCCCAATGCGCGATGCTTCCACGGCCACAACGGCCCGAAGCCGATCACCGTCTGGTGCTCCAACGACTATCTTGCCATGGGCCAGCACCCCAAGGTCATAGAAGCGATGGAAAATGCGCTTCACGATGTCGGCGCAGGTTCGGGCGGCACGCGCAATATCGGCGGCAACACACACCTGCACGTAGAGCTGGAACAGGAATTGGCCGACCTGCACGGCAAGGACGGCGCGCTGCTGTTCACCAGCGGATATGTGTCGAACGATGCAACGCTCTCGACGCTGGCCAAGCTGCTGCCCGGCTGCGTGATATTCTCCGATGAGTTGAACCATGCCAGCATGATTGCCGGCATTCGCAATTCAGGCTGCGAGAAGCGCGTCTTCCGTCATAACGATCTCGATCATCTCGAAGAGCTCCTCGCCGCTGAAGACGAGGCAACGCCCAAGTTGATCGCTTTCGAGAGCGTTTACTCCATGGACGGCGATGTCGCCCCGGTCCATGCGATCTGCGACTTGGCTGAAAAGTACAATGCCCTCACCTATGTCGACGAAGTTCACGCGGTAGGCATGTATGGCAAGCGCGGCGGCGGCATCACCGAACGTGACGAAGCGGCCGACCGCATCGATATCATCGAGGGCACGCTGGGCAAGGCTTTCGGCGTCATGGGCGGGTACATCGCGGCCGACACCCGCGTGATCGACTGCATCCGCTCCTATGCCCCTGGCTTCATCTTCACCACCTCGCTCAGCCCGGTGCTGGTCGCAGGTGTGCTCGCAGCGGTCCGCCACCTCAAGGGCTCCAGCGAAGAACGCGACGCACAGCAGGCAGCAGCAGCCAGCCTGAAAGCGAAGATGCGGGGAGCGGGCCTGCCGGTCATGGACAGCACCACGCATATCGTTCCGCTGATGGTCGGCGATCCGGTTCGCGCAAAGAAAATCAGCGACATTCTGCTCGCCGAATACGGCGTCTACGTCCAGCCGATCAACTTCCCCACCGTGCCCCGCGGAACAGAGCGTTTGCGCTTCACTCCCGGCCCCGCGCACAGCGAAGCGATGATGGACGAACTCGTCGCTGCTTTGGTCGAAATCTGGGACCGCATGGATTTGGAACTGCGCAAGGCAGCCTGA
- the murI gene encoding glutamate racemase — MDAKAPILLFDSGVGGLTVLAELRAVLPDAPVIYAADIAGLPYGAKSEAEVAARVAGLLGRMAERYEPRLICIACNTASTIALGMVRDVLETPIVGTVPAIKPAAAITKTGTIGLLGTEATVRQRYVDDLEKEFASGKTLLRYGANDLVALGEAKLRGDKVSVDDVTRAASGLVLQEGGENLDTVVLACTHFPLLEPELREAFGKDVTFVHGAAGIARRVAYLVDGQQFDASGGDFAVTTGEMDDFERLAPAFARHGISRLVHF; from the coding sequence TTGGACGCGAAAGCACCCATCCTGCTCTTCGATTCCGGTGTGGGCGGGCTGACCGTCCTCGCCGAATTGCGCGCCGTGCTGCCCGATGCCCCGGTGATCTACGCCGCCGATATCGCAGGCCTTCCCTACGGCGCGAAGAGCGAGGCGGAAGTTGCCGCGCGGGTTGCCGGCCTGCTTGGCCGCATGGCCGAACGCTACGAGCCGCGCCTCATCTGTATCGCCTGCAACACCGCCAGCACGATCGCACTCGGCATGGTTCGCGATGTGCTGGAAACGCCGATCGTCGGCACCGTCCCTGCCATCAAGCCTGCTGCCGCCATCACCAAGACCGGTACCATCGGCCTGCTCGGTACAGAGGCGACAGTACGTCAACGCTATGTCGACGACCTTGAGAAGGAATTTGCGAGCGGCAAGACGCTGCTGCGCTACGGCGCGAACGACCTCGTCGCGCTGGGCGAAGCCAAACTGCGGGGCGACAAGGTTAGCGTGGACGACGTTACCCGAGCCGCCTCCGGCCTCGTGTTGCAGGAAGGCGGCGAAAATCTCGACACGGTTGTGCTGGCGTGCACGCACTTCCCCTTGCTTGAGCCGGAATTGCGCGAAGCTTTCGGGAAGGATGTCACCTTCGTCCACGGTGCTGCCGGCATCGCGCGGCGCGTAGCCTACCTCGTCGATGGTCAGCAATTCGATGCCTCGGGTGGCGACTTTGCGGTGACTACGGGCGAGATGGACGATTTCGAGCGGCTTGCTCCGGCCTTCGCCAGGCACGGTATTTCGCGGCTGGTACACTTCTAA
- the plsY gene encoding glycerol-3-phosphate 1-O-acyltransferase PlsY produces the protein MPTELTITALYAALLGYGFGSIPFGLILAKLAGKGDIRQQGSGNIGATNVLRTGSKGLAAATLLLDLAKGFVPVWLAGMWFWQDMGWAALFAVIGHAFPVWLGFKGGKGVATNAGVSFALAWPIGVAYAIVWIGVLAISRISSLAGMSAVVAAAVMAFVLGIPTFAKVLTLIAVLVIWLHRENIKRLAAGTEPKVGSSK, from the coding sequence GTGCCGACCGAACTGACCATCACGGCGCTTTATGCCGCGTTGCTGGGGTATGGCTTCGGGTCGATTCCCTTCGGCCTTATCCTCGCCAAGCTGGCCGGGAAGGGCGACATCCGGCAGCAAGGTAGCGGAAACATCGGGGCCACGAACGTGCTGCGCACCGGCAGCAAGGGTTTGGCTGCGGCCACGCTGTTGCTCGACCTCGCGAAAGGTTTCGTGCCGGTGTGGCTGGCGGGAATGTGGTTCTGGCAGGACATGGGCTGGGCTGCGCTGTTTGCCGTCATCGGACATGCCTTCCCCGTCTGGCTCGGGTTCAAGGGCGGCAAGGGCGTCGCCACCAATGCCGGTGTCAGCTTCGCGCTCGCCTGGCCGATCGGTGTCGCCTACGCGATTGTCTGGATCGGCGTCCTTGCGATTTCGCGCATCAGCTCGCTGGCAGGGATGAGCGCGGTTGTGGCCGCTGCTGTCATGGCCTTCGTCCTCGGCATTCCGACATTCGCCAAGGTGCTGACCCTGATCGCCGTGCTAGTAATCTGGCTGCATCGTGAAAACATAAAGCGGCTGGCCGCAGGTACCGAACCCAAGGTCGGCTCTTCCAAGTGA
- the dprA gene encoding DNA-processing protein DprA, with amino-acid sequence MNEAVRPQAAPLSQPEAFARIRLLRSPNIGPVSYAMLIARYGNAVAALEALPDFGKKGGRQYRAAPQDRIEREVESVRAAGAKYLFHDQPDYPALLAEIDGAPPIITYRGDLSLAARPCVAMVGARNASAAAVKLAREFGQGLAEAGFTVVSGLARGIDGAAHEGSFPSTIGVIASGIDIAYPPQHTDLQERIASEGLLIAEQPPGTEPRGSHFPSRNRIIAGLASGTLVVEAAVKSGSLITARLAGEAGREVMAIPGSPLEARSHGCNHLIREGAVLVQAPEDVVELLTGFYGQPRSTFREPVSQFDFDPSEMAGAEPADIASLLTTAPVAIDELIRQSGESAAAVQLALLELEIAGRLERHAAGRVSRT; translated from the coding sequence GTGAACGAGGCGGTCCGTCCGCAGGCTGCGCCGCTCTCGCAGCCCGAAGCCTTCGCGCGTATTCGCCTGCTGCGATCGCCCAATATCGGACCGGTCAGCTATGCGATGTTGATAGCCCGCTATGGCAATGCCGTGGCGGCGTTGGAGGCACTGCCGGACTTCGGGAAGAAGGGCGGCAGGCAATATCGCGCCGCGCCGCAGGATCGCATCGAGCGGGAGGTGGAGAGCGTACGCGCAGCGGGCGCCAAATACCTCTTCCACGACCAGCCGGATTATCCCGCGCTGCTTGCCGAAATCGATGGCGCACCGCCGATCATCACCTATCGCGGCGACCTCTCGCTGGCGGCAAGGCCCTGCGTGGCCATGGTCGGCGCGCGCAATGCCAGCGCCGCTGCGGTCAAGCTGGCGCGCGAGTTCGGGCAGGGGCTGGCAGAGGCGGGCTTTACGGTGGTGTCGGGCCTTGCACGCGGCATCGACGGCGCGGCGCACGAGGGCTCGTTTCCAAGCACCATCGGCGTCATCGCGAGCGGGATCGACATCGCCTACCCGCCGCAGCACACCGACCTGCAGGAGCGTATCGCCTCCGAGGGCTTGCTGATCGCCGAACAGCCCCCCGGCACCGAACCGCGCGGCAGCCACTTCCCCAGCCGCAACCGCATCATCGCAGGGCTGGCGAGCGGGACGCTGGTAGTAGAGGCGGCGGTCAAGTCCGGCAGCCTCATCACCGCACGGCTGGCAGGCGAGGCGGGGCGCGAGGTCATGGCGATCCCCGGCTCCCCGCTCGAAGCGCGCAGCCACGGCTGCAACCATCTCATCCGCGAAGGCGCCGTGCTGGTGCAAGCGCCTGAGGATGTGGTGGAACTGCTCACCGGCTTTTATGGCCAGCCTCGCTCGACATTCCGCGAACCGGTGTCGCAATTCGATTTCGATCCGAGCGAAATGGCCGGAGCAGAACCTGCCGACATCGCCTCGCTGTTGACTACCGCTCCGGTGGCGATCGACGAACTCATCCGCCAATCGGGCGAGAGCGCGGCGGCGGTGCAGCTCGCGCTACTGGAATTGGAGATTGCAGGGCGGCTGGAGCGGCACGCTGCGGGTCGGGTGAGCCGAACTTAA